From the Brevibacillus choshinensis genome, one window contains:
- the meaB gene encoding methylmalonyl Co-A mutase-associated GTPase MeaB, whose amino-acid sequence MNSDDMVKRICEGNLRAVARGLTHVEAEDSIGREIVQKMIARTGKAHVIGITGSPGVGKSTLVNQLIKTLRKSGAKVGILAVDPSSPYSGGAILGDRIRMMESVSDLGVFMRSIPSDGHLGGLSRTTGDAISLLDAAGFDFILVETVGIGQSEIEIIKFAHTTMIVLAPGLGDDIQAIKSGILEVGQIFVVNKADREGTEAVVHSIQSMLHFKSNTDQWEIPVIKTVAHTGDGMDTLVECLMKHYSFLKDSGELIPFKRLQMEYLVEQSVHEAVSQLLEQAKHSSEWDSYMDGILRGNYQLVDAFRWVCAPGKMQGNSGEKP is encoded by the coding sequence ATGAATAGCGACGATATGGTGAAGAGAATATGCGAAGGAAATCTTCGGGCGGTTGCGCGTGGGTTGACTCATGTCGAAGCAGAAGACTCGATCGGTAGAGAAATCGTACAAAAAATGATAGCACGTACAGGAAAAGCCCATGTCATCGGAATAACAGGGTCACCCGGGGTTGGAAAATCTACACTTGTCAATCAATTAATCAAAACACTCAGAAAATCCGGCGCAAAGGTAGGTATTTTGGCAGTTGATCCTTCAAGCCCGTATAGCGGCGGAGCAATACTTGGGGATCGCATCCGAATGATGGAATCGGTATCCGATTTGGGAGTTTTCATGCGAAGTATACCAAGTGATGGACATTTGGGCGGACTTTCCCGCACGACAGGGGATGCGATCAGCCTTTTGGACGCTGCAGGATTCGATTTCATACTCGTGGAGACAGTCGGTATCGGACAATCGGAGATAGAAATTATCAAGTTTGCACACACCACCATGATAGTGCTTGCACCCGGATTGGGCGATGACATCCAGGCCATTAAGTCAGGAATACTGGAAGTCGGACAAATCTTCGTCGTCAATAAGGCAGATCGTGAGGGAACTGAGGCTGTCGTTCATTCCATACAATCCATGCTTCATTTTAAAAGTAATACAGACCAATGGGAAATACCCGTGATTAAGACCGTTGCACATACCGGAGATGGAATGGATACCCTCGTTGAATGTTTAATGAAACACTATAGCTTTCTGAAAGATTCAGGGGAATTAATCCCTTTCAAACGTTTGCAAATGGAATACCTTGTTGAACAATCTGTTCATGAAGCTGTCTCACAATTGCTCGAACAGGCAAAACATTCATCTGAGTGGGATTCATATATGGACGGTATCCTGAGAGGGAATTATCAACTCGTGGACGCATTTCGTTGGGTTTGTGCTCCAGGGAAAATGCAAGGAAATAGTGGAGAAAAGCCTTAA
- a CDS encoding TetR/AcrR family transcriptional regulator, whose product MASFREERALEKKMNILRTAAQLFNEKGYHGTTIEDIANQMRLTKGAIYYYVNSKDDLLYQCHKMIATKCIEQIKQIIDSEHPVSKKLELAIESLILNITEEKAVFNVINRPSMVSEEFRIKVLEQRAEYERYFQYIIESGIEQGVFQTENSTLTRLLMLGATNSIANWFSPDGQLASKEIAEFYSKALVKSVLQSKSC is encoded by the coding sequence ATGGCTTCTTTTCGTGAAGAACGGGCACTTGAGAAGAAGATGAATATACTTAGAACGGCAGCTCAACTTTTTAACGAAAAGGGATATCATGGAACCACAATAGAAGATATTGCAAATCAGATGCGCCTAACGAAAGGTGCCATTTACTATTATGTAAACAGCAAAGATGATTTGCTTTACCAGTGCCACAAAATGATTGCTACTAAATGTATAGAACAAATCAAGCAAATTATTGACAGCGAGCATCCGGTCTCCAAAAAACTTGAATTGGCAATTGAGTCCCTCATTCTGAATATTACAGAAGAAAAAGCGGTGTTTAATGTCATTAATCGTCCCAGCATGGTATCCGAAGAATTCCGCATTAAAGTATTGGAGCAAAGGGCGGAATATGAACGATATTTTCAATACATTATAGAATCAGGCATTGAACAGGGCGTGTTCCAGACGGAGAACTCCACGTTAACGCGATTATTAATGCTGGGTGCGACCAATTCCATTGCCAATTGGTTTTCACCGGATGGTCAATTAGCAAGTAAGGAAATCGCAGAGTTTTACAGCAAAGCATTGGTGAAATCCGTACTACAATCAAAATCGTGTTGA
- a CDS encoding putrescine aminotransferase translates to MERKSREESLQLAAEVLEFIQSETLSVDQKKKIVSDSVDNFSNYVTKAILAHRKSVSNDFSVVEWEDEAAVFRDTMGDEYIDCLGGYGVYLLGHRHPKVVKAVEAQIKRYALHSQEMVDPLRGYLSKLVAYITPGDLQHSYLVNCGTEANEMALKLARLATGKKYFISTEKGFHGKTLGSLSASGKGTFREPYLPLVPGFQHVPFGDADAVEQAIRILINTGETVAGVIVEPIQGEGGVNIPPDDYLPRLREICDKYECLLIVDEVQTGMGRTGTMFGVDHWDVVPDIMTLGKAFGGGVMPIAAMVAKKKWWGKMEENPFLLGSSTFGGNPLCCAGAIAGIHTILEDNIPQMAKEKGDYIMKQLSEIQSRHSDIFVNVRGKGLLIGMEFADNSLGYTLAKRLFGKKILVGGTLNNATVIRLEPPAIISYEQIDYVLACIEEGIAQLSKETKVLR, encoded by the coding sequence ATGGAACGCAAATCAAGAGAAGAATCCCTGCAATTAGCCGCGGAAGTGTTAGAGTTTATACAAAGCGAAACACTTTCAGTCGATCAAAAGAAGAAAATTGTATCGGATTCCGTTGATAATTTTAGCAACTATGTAACCAAAGCTATTTTGGCTCATCGTAAATCCGTTTCAAACGACTTTTCCGTTGTAGAGTGGGAGGATGAAGCTGCCGTTTTCCGTGACACGATGGGCGACGAGTACATCGATTGTCTTGGAGGCTATGGCGTCTATTTGCTCGGTCATCGCCATCCAAAGGTAGTTAAGGCTGTTGAGGCACAAATTAAAAGATATGCTCTCCATAGCCAAGAAATGGTTGATCCATTACGCGGTTACTTGTCTAAACTGGTTGCTTATATTACACCGGGAGATTTACAGCACTCCTACCTGGTCAATTGCGGCACTGAAGCAAATGAAATGGCTTTAAAACTGGCACGCCTTGCAACAGGGAAAAAGTATTTCATCTCTACAGAAAAAGGCTTCCACGGCAAAACGTTGGGTTCCCTATCAGCTTCGGGTAAAGGTACCTTCCGTGAACCGTATTTGCCGCTTGTGCCTGGATTCCAGCATGTACCTTTTGGAGATGCAGATGCAGTCGAGCAAGCTATTCGTATCCTCATCAATACTGGGGAAACTGTGGCAGGGGTTATCGTCGAACCGATCCAAGGTGAGGGTGGAGTCAACATTCCACCAGATGACTATTTGCCTCGTCTGCGCGAAATTTGCGATAAGTACGAATGCCTGTTGATTGTCGATGAAGTCCAGACGGGAATGGGTCGTACCGGAACGATGTTTGGTGTAGATCACTGGGATGTGGTTCCTGATATCATGACCTTGGGCAAAGCATTTGGTGGTGGCGTAATGCCAATCGCAGCAATGGTTGCAAAGAAAAAGTGGTGGGGGAAAATGGAAGAAAATCCATTCCTGCTCGGTTCGTCAACATTCGGAGGAAATCCGCTGTGCTGCGCTGGAGCTATTGCTGGGATTCACACGATCCTGGAAGACAATATTCCCCAAATGGCGAAAGAAAAAGGCGATTATATCATGAAACAGTTGTCTGAGATTCAGAGTCGTCATTCGGATATTTTTGTCAATGTGCGTGGAAAAGGTCTCTTGATCGGAATGGAATTTGCTGATAACAGTCTCGGTTATACATTGGCAAAACGATTATTTGGTAAAAAGATCTTAGTTGGCGGTACGTTAAATAACGCTACGGTAATTCGTCTTGAGCCACCTGCAATCATTTCTTACGAACAAATTGATTATGTACTCGCTTGCATCGAAGAAGGCATTGCTCAACTTTCCAAGGAAACGAAAGTACTACGCTAA
- a CDS encoding phenylacetate--CoA ligase family protein, which translates to MENAIKEYWDREKETMPVDQRNEIILGSIKQQLDYVYHQLPFYREFYDNHHFHPSMVNTLEDFTTKVPIITKDILREEQRQYPPYGRYLGYHPEDGAHIHGSSGTTGRPTFYLFSKEDIAYIGEVMAQALFTAGVRRTDVVQISTDLGMFMGGWGSLWGSERLGATVFTPGAGNTERHIRLMYEVGSSVLITTPTFALRLMDEARRLGYDTQNSPLRIGIFIGEPGAGIPGIKKALEEGWGIHVMDCATTSEMTPWATNVECVQKNGVHMLQDEVYTEVVDKENPNRAVPEGTSGGVIYTHLKKKGQPMIRFWSGDESHVTTEACPCGRTYPRLPNGVYGRLDDMLIIRGVNVYPSTIQRSLLEVEGLGNEHRIVLERISHMDEATVKVEYHPDWIGSIQSHEREAALEKLQTHVREHLRAQTGIRFNLEILEPETLERFDVKARRVIDQRHV; encoded by the coding sequence ATGGAAAACGCAATCAAAGAATACTGGGATAGAGAAAAAGAAACGATGCCGGTCGACCAGCGCAACGAAATTATTCTCGGATCCATCAAACAACAGCTTGACTATGTGTATCATCAGCTTCCTTTTTATCGCGAGTTTTACGATAACCACCACTTTCATCCATCCATGGTAAACACCCTGGAAGATTTCACCACCAAGGTACCTATCATTACAAAGGACATTTTACGAGAAGAACAAAGACAATACCCTCCCTATGGACGTTATTTGGGATATCATCCCGAAGACGGAGCGCACATCCACGGCTCTTCCGGCACAACTGGGCGACCAACATTCTACCTTTTCTCCAAAGAAGATATAGCGTACATCGGAGAAGTGATGGCACAAGCCTTATTTACAGCAGGAGTGAGGCGTACGGATGTAGTTCAAATCAGTACGGATTTAGGGATGTTTATGGGAGGATGGGGGTCTCTGTGGGGGAGTGAACGATTAGGTGCTACCGTGTTTACGCCAGGAGCAGGTAATACTGAGCGACACATTCGCCTGATGTACGAGGTTGGATCGAGTGTATTGATTACGACGCCTACATTTGCACTCCGCTTAATGGATGAGGCTCGAAGATTAGGATACGATACACAAAACTCTCCACTGCGAATTGGGATCTTTATCGGGGAACCGGGCGCTGGCATCCCTGGTATCAAAAAAGCTCTTGAAGAAGGCTGGGGGATTCATGTGATGGACTGCGCGACTACCAGCGAGATGACACCTTGGGCAACGAATGTGGAATGTGTACAAAAGAACGGGGTGCATATGCTTCAGGATGAAGTCTACACAGAAGTTGTAGACAAAGAGAATCCTAATCGAGCAGTCCCCGAAGGAACAAGCGGGGGCGTCATTTACACGCATCTCAAAAAAAAGGGACAACCAATGATTCGGTTCTGGTCAGGAGATGAATCCCATGTGACTACCGAAGCTTGTCCATGCGGAAGGACCTATCCTCGCCTACCTAACGGAGTATATGGCAGATTGGATGATATGTTGATTATTCGTGGAGTAAATGTATATCCAAGTACCATCCAACGCAGTTTGCTGGAAGTTGAAGGTCTGGGCAATGAACATAGAATTGTGCTTGAACGTATTTCCCACATGGATGAGGCCACCGTCAAAGTTGAATATCATCCTGATTGGATTGGTTCGATTCAATCACATGAACGTGAAGCTGCGTTGGAAAAACTCCAAACCCATGTTCGTGAGCATTTGCGCGCCCAAACCGGTATTCGCTTTAATCTGGAAATATTGGAGCCTGAGACCTTGGAACGTTTCGATGTAAAAGCGCGTCGGGTCATTGACCAAAGACATGTTTGA
- a CDS encoding aldehyde dehydrogenase family protein — protein sequence MQIKQMYIDGEWVYSQSQETFPVLNPATSETIAIVTKGGRADAQRAIKAARRAFDESGWAETHARERAAFLNRVADLIEQRAEEFAKMDTQNNGKPLRESTNDVSDAVDQFRYYAGLCTKPQGQTYDVPDDIQALVVREPIGVVGAITCWNYPLVMNAQKIAPALAAGNTIVIKPADLTPLTTIMLFECLEQAGLPAGVANLVTGPGSEVGDEISKNELVDKVAFTGGTETGITIMKNAADTVKKLSLELGGKSPNIVFADADFETAVDYALFAIFANQGEVCSAGSRLILEESVYNRFLDRLVERAKKIVIGNGMDEQTEMGPLISESHMNRVLSYIQLGLDEGAKLLCGGNRLLDNGLNNGFFVEPTILEATDSSWRVVQEEIFGPVLVVQKFSTEEEAIRLANGTRFGLAGGVFTNDGAKAQRVIRKLRAGITWINTYHPTFNEAPWGGYKQSGIGRELGTFGYEAYTEVKQININLQVKPSGWFRN from the coding sequence ATGCAGATCAAGCAGATGTACATTGATGGAGAATGGGTATATTCTCAATCGCAAGAAACCTTTCCAGTTCTGAATCCAGCAACAAGTGAGACGATTGCCATCGTAACCAAAGGCGGAAGAGCAGATGCGCAAAGAGCAATCAAGGCTGCTAGACGTGCGTTTGATGAATCGGGATGGGCTGAGACGCATGCTCGTGAGCGGGCAGCATTCCTGAATCGTGTCGCTGATTTGATCGAGCAAAGAGCAGAAGAATTCGCGAAAATGGACACACAAAATAACGGGAAGCCACTAAGAGAATCCACCAACGATGTTTCAGATGCTGTGGACCAGTTCCGTTATTACGCAGGCCTGTGCACAAAACCCCAAGGTCAAACGTATGACGTGCCCGACGATATTCAAGCGCTTGTTGTACGAGAACCTATTGGGGTAGTGGGGGCAATTACTTGCTGGAATTACCCGCTCGTTATGAATGCACAGAAGATCGCACCCGCTCTGGCAGCAGGGAACACAATCGTGATTAAACCGGCTGATCTAACCCCACTCACGACGATTATGCTATTCGAATGTTTGGAACAAGCCGGTTTGCCCGCTGGAGTCGCCAATTTGGTGACTGGACCTGGAAGTGAGGTCGGCGACGAGATATCCAAAAATGAGCTGGTCGACAAGGTTGCCTTCACTGGAGGAACCGAGACAGGCATTACGATTATGAAAAACGCTGCAGATACCGTGAAAAAGCTTTCGCTCGAGCTGGGTGGAAAGTCCCCGAATATTGTATTTGCTGACGCTGATTTTGAGACTGCTGTGGATTATGCCTTGTTTGCTATTTTCGCAAATCAAGGGGAAGTTTGTTCAGCCGGATCACGATTAATCCTCGAAGAGAGTGTATACAATCGTTTCCTAGACCGACTTGTCGAGCGTGCGAAAAAAATCGTGATTGGCAATGGAATGGACGAACAAACTGAGATGGGACCACTGATTTCTGAATCTCACATGAATCGCGTATTGTCTTATATTCAGCTTGGACTGGATGAAGGGGCAAAGCTCTTGTGCGGTGGTAATCGCTTACTAGACAATGGATTGAACAACGGATTTTTCGTAGAACCAACTATTTTGGAGGCAACAGATTCTTCATGGAGAGTAGTTCAGGAAGAGATTTTTGGACCGGTCTTGGTGGTCCAAAAGTTTTCGACGGAAGAAGAAGCGATCCGCTTAGCAAATGGTACGAGGTTTGGCTTAGCGGGAGGGGTCTTTACGAATGATGGAGCCAAAGCGCAAAGAGTAATCCGCAAGCTGAGAGCAGGTATTACATGGATTAACACGTATCACCCTACCTTTAACGAAGCCCCCTGGGGTGGCTACAAACAAAGCGGTATCGGCCGTGAGCTAGGCACATTCGGATATGAGGCATACACAGAAGTAAAACAGATTAACATCAACTTACAGGTCAAGC